In Daucus carota subsp. sativus chromosome 4, DH1 v3.0, whole genome shotgun sequence, one DNA window encodes the following:
- the LOC108216473 gene encoding osmotin-like protein: MASFSPLLFFSFFIALSSATPSSILTVVNNCPFPLWPAIQPNSGHLLLEGGGFFLPSLSHRSFPAPTAHWSGRLWARTHCYTHDNHFSCATGDCGTGKVECNGRGGAPPATLAQFSLHHGHNDLSSYAVSLVDGYNVPMTVTPHEGHGVCPVVGCKPDLLPKCPAPLQLRASAGHVIGCKSACEAFNKDEFCCRNHYNSPHTCKPTSYSEYFKKECPSTFTYAHDSPSLMHDCSSPRELKVIFCH; the protein is encoded by the coding sequence ATGGCCTCCTTCTCTCCGCTCCTTTTCTTCAGCTTCTTCATAGCTCTCTCTTCTGCTACTCCTTCCTCTATTCTCACCGTCGTCAACAACTGCCCGTTCCCTCTCTGGCCCGCCATCCAGCCCAACTCCGGCCACCTCCTCCTCGAAGGCGGAGGCTTCTTTCTCCCCTCCCTCTCCCACCGATCCTTCCCCGCCCCCACGGCCCACTGGTCCGGTCGCTTGTGGGCGCGTACTCACTGCTACACCCACGACAACCACTTTTCCTGTGCCACCGGAGACTGTGGCACAGGAAAAGTGGAATGCAATGGCCGTGGTGGAGCTCCTCCCGCCACTCTGGCCCAGTTCTCGCTCCACCACGGCCATAACGACCTCTCCTCTTACGCGGTCAGTCTCGTCGATGGGTACAACGTACCCATGACAGTTACACCCCACGAGGGGCACGGAGTCTGCCCCGTGGTGGGGTGTAAGCCCGATCTCCTCCCCAAGTGCCCCGCGCCACTACAACTCAGAGCCTCCGCGGGGCACGTGATCGGGTGCAAGAGCGCCTGCGAGGCGTTCAATAAAGATGAGTTCTGCTGCAGGAACCATTATAACAGCCCGCATACATGCAAGCCCACAAGCTACTCGGAGTATTTCAAGAAGGAATGCCCCTCCACGTTCACTTATGCCCATGATAGTCCTTCGCTTATGCATGACTGCTCTTCTCCACGTGAGCTCAAAGTCATCTTCTGTCACTAA